Proteins encoded within one genomic window of Candidatus Baltobacteraceae bacterium:
- the purF gene encoding amidophosphoribosyltransferase codes for MCGITGVYAPGRDAARLAYFALYALQHRGQESAGIAAADGGTIRSHKAMGLLGAIFDEDVLSDLSGHIAVGHTRYSTTGSSIVVNAQPLLERTELGDFSFAHNGNLTNTDDLRETLSPTTVLQATTDSEVMAKLIVESKGTMLERIAAVLKVARGAYSIVLSTQDELYAFRDPWGVRPLCLGTLPDGGYVVVSESCALGTIGAQYLREVARGEIVRISADGLESHQTPVDAAIPALCMFEYIYFSRPDSKLDERSIYMARYAMGGQLAKEHPVIADVVMAVPDSAIPGGIGYAAASGLPYVEGLIKNRYIGRTFISPDQKMRSRGVHLKFNPVVENLRGQRVVVVDDSIVRGTTTPRIVALLREAGAREVHLRITSPPIKHPCYLGVDMATYDELIAANYTVEEIRAKTGADSLGYLSLKGLFKAVGREREEMCVGCLTGEYPNVPPTHQSRAS; via the coding sequence ATGTGCGGGATAACGGGGGTCTACGCGCCGGGGCGCGACGCAGCGCGCTTGGCGTACTTCGCCCTGTACGCGCTGCAGCACCGCGGGCAAGAGTCCGCGGGCATCGCCGCAGCCGACGGCGGGACGATCCGTTCGCATAAGGCCATGGGTCTGCTCGGTGCGATCTTCGACGAAGACGTGCTCAGCGACCTCAGCGGCCACATTGCCGTCGGCCACACGCGGTACTCGACGACGGGGTCCTCGATCGTCGTCAACGCGCAGCCCCTGCTCGAACGCACCGAGCTCGGCGACTTCTCGTTCGCGCATAACGGCAATCTCACCAATACCGACGATTTGCGCGAAACACTTTCGCCGACGACCGTGCTGCAGGCCACCACGGATTCCGAAGTGATGGCCAAGCTTATCGTCGAGTCGAAGGGCACGATGCTCGAACGCATCGCTGCGGTACTGAAGGTTGCGCGCGGCGCATATTCGATCGTCCTTTCCACGCAAGACGAGCTCTACGCGTTTCGCGATCCGTGGGGCGTGCGGCCGCTCTGTCTCGGTACGCTACCCGACGGCGGCTACGTGGTCGTGTCGGAGTCGTGCGCGCTCGGAACGATCGGCGCGCAATATTTGCGCGAGGTCGCGCGCGGCGAGATCGTGCGCATCTCGGCCGACGGGCTCGAGTCGCATCAGACGCCGGTGGACGCCGCGATTCCCGCGCTATGCATGTTCGAGTACATCTACTTTTCGCGCCCCGACTCCAAGCTCGACGAGCGCTCGATCTACATGGCGCGCTACGCGATGGGCGGCCAACTCGCAAAAGAGCACCCGGTGATCGCCGACGTGGTGATGGCCGTTCCGGACTCGGCGATTCCCGGCGGCATCGGCTACGCCGCCGCCAGCGGATTGCCCTACGTCGAGGGTCTGATCAAGAACCGGTACATTGGGCGCACGTTCATCAGCCCGGATCAGAAGATGCGCTCGCGCGGCGTCCATTTGAAGTTCAATCCGGTGGTCGAGAATCTACGCGGGCAGCGCGTCGTGGTCGTCGACGACTCGATCGTGCGCGGCACGACGACGCCGCGCATCGTCGCATTGCTGCGCGAAGCCGGCGCGCGCGAGGTGCATTTGCGCATCACGTCACCGCCGATCAAACACCCGTGTTACTTGGGCGTCGACATGGCGACCTACGACGAACTGATTGCGGCCAACTACACGGTCGAAGAGATTCGTGCCAAGACGGGAGCCGATTCGCTGGGATATCTCAGTCTCAAAGGGCTCTTCAAGGCGGTAGGGCGCGAACGCGAGGAGATGTGCGTCGGCTGTCTGACCGGCGAATATCCCAACGTGCCCCCGACCCATCAATCGCGCGCTAGCTAA
- the panB gene encoding 3-methyl-2-oxobutanoate hydroxymethyltransferase → MYTSKSSQPAGQNGAGEARPYEPEKNPAIRRLPAGAIKRRKGKTIFPIATAYDAAFGQFVEEAGIDVILVGDSLGNVVLGYDETTPVTIEQIVHHTQAVVRGTCRAHVIADMPFGSYQVSNEDAVRSAIRFVKEGGACSVKLEGGVYESERVRAIARSGIPVVGHIGVTPQTAGLGPGFKMRTHRDRLVDDARAIEEAGAYAIVLEVVDHEISREITEMLSIPTIGIGSGPHCDSQVLVLHDILGMYPHSPRFAKRYAEVGKLATEALAAYARDVREKTFPAE, encoded by the coding sequence GTGTATACGTCAAAGTCCAGTCAGCCTGCGGGGCAAAATGGCGCCGGTGAAGCGCGCCCCTACGAGCCTGAAAAGAACCCGGCGATTCGCCGGCTGCCCGCCGGAGCGATTAAACGCCGTAAAGGCAAGACGATCTTCCCCATCGCCACGGCATACGACGCCGCATTCGGCCAGTTCGTCGAAGAGGCCGGCATCGACGTCATTCTCGTCGGCGACAGCCTCGGCAACGTCGTACTTGGTTACGACGAAACGACGCCGGTCACGATCGAACAAATCGTGCACCATACGCAAGCCGTCGTGCGCGGCACGTGTCGCGCGCACGTCATCGCCGACATGCCGTTCGGTTCGTATCAGGTGAGCAACGAAGACGCGGTGCGCTCTGCGATTCGCTTCGTCAAAGAAGGCGGAGCGTGTTCGGTCAAACTCGAGGGCGGCGTTTACGAATCCGAGCGCGTGCGCGCGATCGCGCGCAGCGGCATTCCGGTCGTCGGACATATCGGCGTCACGCCGCAAACCGCCGGCCTCGGTCCCGGCTTCAAAATGCGCACGCACCGCGACCGCCTCGTCGACGACGCACGCGCGATCGAGGAGGCCGGCGCGTATGCGATCGTGCTGGAAGTCGTCGACCACGAGATCTCGCGCGAGATCACCGAGATGCTTTCGATTCCGACCATCGGTATCGGTTCGGGGCCGCACTGCGACTCGCAAGTGCTGGTGCTGCACGATATCCTCGGCATGTATCCGCACTCGCCGCGGTTTGCCAAGCGCTACGCCGAGGTCGGAAAGCTCGCCACCGAAGCACTCGCCGCTTACGCGCGCGACGTAAGAGAAAAAACGTTCCCCGCAGAGTAG
- a CDS encoding DUF1203 domain-containing protein, which yields MSLIVTSLDTAVADEMRNASQDAYGNALHAEMQTAPGNPCRHCLRRAKEGERLVLFSFSPFDTRNPYKEVGPIFVHADGCERYAQNDHLPEDFLNRPITLRGYDAAQRIDQVAVVVDGTTERRVEELLANPEIAFVHARSFTHGCFLFRVDRRVN from the coding sequence ATGAGTCTTATCGTGACTTCCCTCGACACCGCCGTCGCGGACGAGATGCGCAACGCGTCGCAAGACGCGTACGGCAACGCACTCCACGCAGAGATGCAGACCGCGCCGGGTAATCCGTGCCGCCACTGCTTACGCCGCGCCAAGGAAGGCGAGCGCCTCGTGCTCTTCTCATTCAGTCCGTTCGACACGCGCAACCCGTATAAAGAAGTCGGCCCGATCTTCGTGCACGCCGACGGCTGCGAGCGCTACGCGCAAAACGACCATCTTCCCGAAGATTTTCTCAACCGCCCGATTACGCTGCGCGGCTACGACGCCGCACAACGCATCGATCAGGTCGCGGTTGTGGTTGACGGCACCACCGAACGGCGCGTCGAGGAACTCCTCGCCAATCCCGAGATTGCCTTCGTCCACGCCCGCTCGTTCACGCACGGATGCTTTCTCTTTCGGGTCGACCGCCGGGTGAACTAG
- a CDS encoding helix-turn-helix transcriptional regulator, with product MTLGERITARRKALGWSQNELARRAGVNHPTLFKIESGQRSNPSIGTIVKIARALGTTAESLVGAEPSEPRRRTKAEAERLAQGGIALVEELAALRKRVDALEAWRRDQEGRSRKRATR from the coding sequence GTGACGCTGGGAGAGAGAATCACCGCTCGCCGTAAGGCTTTGGGATGGTCGCAAAACGAATTGGCGCGCCGCGCCGGCGTAAACCATCCGACGCTCTTTAAGATCGAATCCGGTCAGCGCAGCAATCCGTCGATCGGAACGATCGTCAAGATTGCTCGGGCGCTCGGCACGACGGCGGAGTCGCTCGTCGGCGCGGAACCGTCGGAGCCTCGCCGGCGGACGAAAGCCGAGGCCGAGCGTTTGGCGCAGGGCGGGATTGCGCTGGTTGAGGAGCTGGCGGCGCTGCGCAAGCGCGTCGACGCGTTGGAGGCCTGGCGTCGAGATCAAGAAGGACGCTCTCGAAAGCGCGCAACGCGGTAA
- a CDS encoding DoxX family protein, with product MESPTAGTAARSRPTLWTARGLYALATLFMLFDAAGKIFIAPGVADAFHRQGMPLSLAPVIAALLLVLTALYVIPRTSIFGAVLLTGYFGGACACNLRAGFSAFETLFPVIFGVIVWIPIYLLNERVRSLIPIQRV from the coding sequence GTGGAATCCCCAACGGCAGGTACGGCTGCCCGCTCTCGCCCAACTCTTTGGACCGCCCGAGGCCTATACGCCCTTGCAACGCTCTTCATGCTGTTCGACGCGGCTGGAAAAATCTTCATCGCGCCGGGTGTTGCCGACGCCTTCCACCGTCAAGGTATGCCCCTCTCGCTTGCTCCGGTCATCGCAGCTCTGCTCCTAGTCCTTACCGCGTTGTACGTCATTCCGCGTACGTCCATATTTGGCGCAGTGCTGCTGACGGGCTACTTTGGCGGCGCATGCGCATGCAATCTTCGCGCCGGTTTCAGCGCCTTTGAAACACTTTTTCCGGTAATCTTCGGCGTGATCGTTTGGATCCCGATTTACCTTCTCAATGAGCGGGTCCGCTCGCTGATCCCGATCCAACGGGTCTAA